A single genomic interval of Arthrobacter methylotrophus harbors:
- a CDS encoding ABC transporter substrate-binding protein, with translation MAMSLDRRNFLGLAGLGVGAAALAACGGPSTTGSAVSSSPSDIDFTGVKPAGSFDFWTSHPGQSQTVEQSIIDKFQAKFPDIKVNLVTAGANYEEIAQKFQTSQAAKSALPGLVVLSDVWWFRYYTNGNIIPLDGLIKQLDVKIDDFQKSLVADYQYADKQWALPYGRSTPLFYYNKDHFNAAGLPDRAPKTWQEFADWAPKLQASSGAKYAYIYPALAGYAGWTLQNNLWGWGGSWSNGWTFNCDSAESVTALQWAQDSIYKDKWAGVSSKNAADDFAAGITSTTISSTGDLLGVLKSAKFNVGVGFLPGGPKAGTNVCPTGGAGLGIPSGVSKEVQLAAATFLKFMTEPENTAAFSAATGYMPTRVSADMTAVLAKTPQIKTAMDQLAVTKVQDNARVFLPGADQEMAKAAAKILTQQGDVKATMTDLKTTLEGIYTKDVKPKLKS, from the coding sequence ATGGCAATGAGCCTTGATCGTAGAAACTTCCTGGGGCTCGCCGGACTCGGAGTCGGAGCCGCCGCCCTGGCAGCATGCGGCGGTCCGTCGACCACCGGCAGCGCAGTAAGCAGCAGCCCTTCGGATATCGACTTCACCGGCGTCAAACCGGCCGGCTCGTTCGATTTCTGGACCAGCCACCCCGGGCAGTCCCAAACCGTCGAGCAATCCATCATCGACAAGTTCCAAGCGAAGTTCCCGGACATCAAGGTGAACCTCGTGACGGCAGGCGCCAACTACGAGGAAATCGCCCAAAAGTTCCAGACCTCGCAAGCCGCGAAGTCCGCCCTCCCCGGCCTTGTGGTACTTTCCGACGTCTGGTGGTTCCGCTACTACACCAACGGCAACATCATTCCGTTGGACGGCCTCATCAAGCAGCTTGACGTCAAGATCGATGACTTCCAGAAGTCCCTCGTAGCGGACTACCAATACGCCGACAAGCAGTGGGCGCTTCCCTACGGCCGTTCCACCCCCCTCTTCTACTACAACAAGGACCACTTCAACGCTGCCGGCCTTCCGGACCGGGCGCCCAAGACCTGGCAGGAATTCGCTGACTGGGCTCCCAAGCTCCAGGCAAGCTCGGGCGCCAAGTACGCCTACATCTACCCCGCGCTGGCCGGCTACGCAGGATGGACGCTGCAGAACAACCTGTGGGGCTGGGGCGGCAGCTGGTCCAACGGATGGACCTTCAACTGCGATTCCGCTGAGTCCGTCACTGCCCTGCAGTGGGCGCAAGACTCTATCTACAAGGACAAGTGGGCCGGCGTCTCCTCCAAGAATGCGGCCGACGATTTCGCCGCAGGCATTACCTCCACCACGATCTCCTCCACCGGGGACCTCCTGGGTGTGCTGAAGTCCGCTAAGTTCAACGTCGGGGTCGGCTTCCTGCCGGGCGGTCCCAAGGCCGGGACCAACGTCTGCCCCACTGGCGGCGCCGGGCTCGGGATTCCCAGCGGTGTCAGCAAGGAGGTCCAGCTCGCGGCTGCCACCTTCCTGAAGTTCATGACCGAACCTGAAAACACGGCGGCCTTCTCAGCCGCGACCGGCTACATGCCCACCCGCGTTTCGGCGGACATGACGGCAGTCCTCGCAAAGACTCCTCAGATAAAGACAGCGATGGACCAGCTCGCAGTCACCAAGGTGCAGGACAACGCCAGGGTCTTCCTGCCCGGTGCCGATCAGGAGATGGCTAAGGCTGCCGCGAAGATCCTTACCCAGCAGGGCGACGTGAAGGCCACGATGACCGACCTCAAGACAACCCTCGAGGGCATCTACACCAAGGACGTGAAGCCGAAGCTCAAGAGCTAG
- the map gene encoding type I methionyl aminopeptidase, with product MAFGQPRIEYKTNEQMRKMHEAGLVLSRALDAAVAAAKAGVTTRQIDAVFAAVLNDAGAKSNFLGYHGFPATICTSVNEEVVHGIPGDRVLQDGDIISIDGGAIVDGWHSDSARTVIVGTADPEDQRLSDVTQAAMWRGIAALALGKFVGDIGNAVDDYVSSVPGKPLGILEDYVGHGIGSEMHMAPDVLNYRTTHRGPKIRPGLCLAIEPMLVRGSIETATLDDDWTVVTTDGKRSCQWEHSVAVHEKGIWVLSAPDGGAEQLMPLGVVPVPIP from the coding sequence ATGGCGTTCGGCCAGCCCCGCATCGAATATAAGACCAATGAGCAAATGCGCAAGATGCACGAGGCAGGATTGGTCCTCAGCCGCGCGCTCGACGCAGCCGTTGCTGCCGCGAAAGCCGGCGTGACTACGCGGCAGATCGATGCCGTCTTTGCGGCTGTCCTGAACGACGCCGGAGCGAAGTCGAACTTCCTCGGCTATCACGGCTTTCCGGCGACGATCTGCACCTCCGTCAATGAGGAAGTGGTCCATGGCATCCCTGGCGACCGCGTGCTTCAGGACGGAGACATCATTTCGATTGATGGCGGAGCGATCGTTGACGGCTGGCACTCCGACTCCGCCAGGACCGTGATAGTCGGAACGGCCGATCCAGAGGACCAGCGGCTATCCGATGTAACCCAGGCCGCGATGTGGCGGGGGATCGCTGCTTTGGCCTTGGGGAAGTTCGTGGGAGACATCGGCAACGCGGTGGACGACTATGTCTCGTCCGTGCCGGGAAAGCCCCTGGGCATCCTGGAAGACTATGTGGGCCACGGCATCGGTTCGGAGATGCACATGGCCCCGGACGTGTTGAACTACCGCACCACCCACCGGGGTCCGAAGATCAGGCCCGGGTTGTGCCTTGCCATCGAACCCATGCTGGTTCGTGGCAGCATCGAAACAGCGACCCTCGACGACGACTGGACCGTGGTGACCACCGACGGCAAGCGTTCGTGCCAGTGGGAGCACTCGGTTGCCGTCCACGAAAAGGGTATCTGGGTGCTTTCCGCGCCCGACGGCGGTGCAGAGCAGCTGATGCCGCTCGGCGTCGTACCCGTTCCGATTCCCTGA
- a CDS encoding adenylate kinase, which yields MLIIGPPGSGKGTQAERISERLGVVAISTGDIFRANVKGETPLGIEAKKYMDAGDFVPDSVTNKMVRDRLNENDVENGFLLDGYPRTTAQVDYLDQILADTEEKLDVVLQLTADDEELVSRLLGRAKETGRSDDNEAVIRHRLDLYHQQTEAVVARYADRGILTKVDGIGGIDEVTDRVLLAIETTKAV from the coding sequence ATGCTGATCATTGGACCTCCGGGTTCGGGCAAGGGAACCCAAGCTGAGCGAATTTCCGAGCGCTTGGGCGTAGTCGCCATTTCCACGGGCGACATCTTCCGTGCAAACGTCAAAGGCGAAACCCCGCTGGGTATCGAAGCCAAGAAGTACATGGACGCCGGCGATTTCGTTCCGGACAGCGTGACCAACAAGATGGTGCGTGATCGACTGAACGAAAACGACGTCGAAAACGGCTTCCTGCTTGATGGATACCCGCGCACCACCGCCCAGGTGGACTACTTGGACCAAATCCTCGCCGACACGGAAGAGAAGCTCGACGTCGTGCTTCAGCTGACGGCCGACGACGAGGAGCTTGTCTCGCGCCTGCTGGGCCGTGCCAAGGAGACCGGGCGCTCGGACGACAACGAAGCTGTCATCCGCCACCGCCTGGACCTCTACCACCAGCAGACGGAAGCAGTGGTGGCCAGGTACGCCGATCGCGGCATCCTGACCAAGGTCGATGGTATTGGCGGCATCGATGAGGTCACTGACCGTGTCTTGTTGGCCATAGAGACAACCAAGGCCGTCTAG
- a CDS encoding carbohydrate ABC transporter permease, producing the protein MSPLSPVNPSPATGAGTQKAPDGGPERPARRDRPFSRANLVQTVAGGYIPLIVATLVVVLPLLWMVLSSFKQPGEIVTTDLKILPQGLNLENYQTAMTTVPFARFFLNSLIVTTVGSTVKVILAILTAYALVFVRFPFKNVIFVVILVALMVPPQVSILPNYILIAGIGGKNTLWGIILPGLGTAFGTFLLRQHFKTLPASILEAAEIDGAGHWRRLWQVVAPVSLPSIATVALVTVVSEWNDYIWPLIITDRPDTMTLPVGLTLLQNSEGNGAGWGILMAGAVLVIIPILLVFAALQRYIVAGLTQGSVTG; encoded by the coding sequence ATGAGCCCCCTCTCCCCCGTCAATCCCAGCCCTGCAACAGGCGCCGGAACCCAGAAGGCGCCCGACGGCGGTCCGGAGCGCCCAGCACGGCGCGACCGGCCCTTCTCCCGCGCGAACCTCGTCCAGACGGTGGCCGGAGGCTACATCCCGCTGATCGTCGCCACCCTCGTGGTGGTCCTGCCGCTGTTGTGGATGGTGCTGAGCTCCTTCAAGCAGCCTGGCGAGATCGTCACCACGGATCTCAAAATCCTTCCGCAGGGCCTGAACTTGGAGAACTACCAGACGGCCATGACCACCGTACCGTTCGCCCGGTTTTTCCTGAACAGCCTGATAGTCACCACGGTGGGTTCCACGGTAAAAGTGATCCTGGCGATCCTCACGGCGTACGCCCTGGTATTTGTCCGCTTCCCGTTCAAGAACGTCATCTTCGTCGTGATCCTCGTGGCCCTGATGGTCCCGCCACAGGTGTCGATCCTCCCGAACTACATCCTGATTGCGGGAATCGGCGGGAAGAACACCCTGTGGGGAATCATTCTCCCGGGCCTCGGCACGGCCTTCGGAACCTTCCTCCTTCGCCAGCATTTCAAGACGCTTCCGGCGTCCATCCTCGAAGCCGCGGAAATCGACGGCGCAGGCCATTGGCGCAGGCTGTGGCAAGTGGTGGCTCCCGTGTCCCTCCCCTCGATCGCCACCGTGGCCCTCGTCACCGTGGTCAGCGAATGGAACGACTACATTTGGCCCCTGATCATCACGGATCGGCCGGACACCATGACTCTCCCGGTCGGACTGACCCTCCTTCAGAACTCTGAAGGAAATGGCGCCGGCTGGGGGATCCTGATGGCCGGGGCAGTCTTGGTAATCATCCCCATCCTCCTGGTCTTCGCCGCACTGCAGCGCTACATCGTTGCTGGACTCACCCAAGGCAGTGTCACCGGCTAA